A region of Nocardioides sp. JS614 DNA encodes the following proteins:
- a CDS encoding LLM class flavin-dependent oxidoreductase encodes MKRIGFLSFGHWTPSPQSQVRTGADALLQSIDLAVAAEEVGVDGAYFRVHHFARQLASPFPLLAAIGARTSRIEIGTGVIDMRYENPLYMAEDAGAADLISGGRLQLGISRGSPEQVVDGYRYFGYQPAEGSDHAAMAREHTAVLLKVLEGEGFAEPNPRPMFPNPPGLLRVEPHSPGLRERIWWGAGTRATAEWTAGQGMNLMSSTLLTEDTGVPFHQLQAEQIQRFRDAWTAAGHDREPRVSVSRSIFPVVDDLDRAYFGDRSGEDQVGQLEGGLARFGKTYAGEPDALVEELAQDEAIAAADTLLLTIPNQLGVAYNVHVLESVLTHLAPALGWR; translated from the coding sequence ATGAAGAGGATCGGGTTCCTCTCCTTCGGGCACTGGACGCCGTCCCCGCAGTCCCAGGTGCGCACCGGCGCCGACGCGCTGCTGCAGTCGATCGACCTGGCAGTCGCGGCCGAGGAGGTCGGCGTCGACGGCGCGTACTTCCGGGTGCACCACTTCGCCCGCCAGCTCGCCTCGCCGTTCCCATTGCTCGCGGCCATCGGGGCCCGCACCAGCCGGATCGAGATCGGCACCGGCGTCATCGACATGCGCTACGAGAACCCCCTCTACATGGCGGAGGACGCCGGCGCCGCCGACCTGATCTCCGGCGGCCGGCTCCAGCTGGGCATCAGTCGCGGGTCACCGGAGCAGGTCGTCGACGGCTACCGCTACTTCGGCTACCAGCCTGCCGAGGGCTCCGACCACGCCGCGATGGCGCGCGAGCACACCGCCGTGCTGCTGAAGGTGCTCGAGGGCGAGGGCTTCGCCGAGCCCAACCCGCGTCCGATGTTCCCGAACCCGCCCGGCCTGCTGCGGGTCGAGCCACACTCGCCGGGCCTGCGTGAGCGGATCTGGTGGGGTGCGGGGACGCGGGCGACCGCGGAGTGGACGGCCGGGCAGGGGATGAACCTGATGAGCTCGACCCTGCTCACCGAGGACACCGGGGTGCCGTTCCACCAGCTCCAGGCCGAGCAGATCCAGCGGTTCCGCGACGCCTGGACGGCCGCCGGCCACGATCGGGAGCCGCGGGTCTCGGTCAGCCGGAGCATCTTCCCGGTGGTCGACGACCTCGACCGCGCCTACTTCGGTGACCGGAGCGGCGAGGACCAGGTCGGTCAGCTCGAAGGCGGCCTGGCCCGGTTCGGGAAGACGTACGCCGGTGAACCCGACGCCCTCGTCGAGGAGCTCGCCCAGGACGAGGCGATCGCCGCGGCCGACACGCTGCTGCTCACGATCCCCAACCAGCTCGGCGTCGCCTACAACGTGCACGTGCTCGAGAGCGTCCTCACCCACCTGGCTCCGGCGCTCGGGTGGCGCTGA